One segment of Colius striatus isolate bColStr4 chromosome 23, bColStr4.1.hap1, whole genome shotgun sequence DNA contains the following:
- the CENATAC gene encoding centrosomal AT-AC splicing factor produces MAVQYCGLCRRTAFCGRRHRYSAAHRRRLRDALARLHGEVAAARAAARAAAEDGDGAVRPYDPAEHERRVWCLCCGRGVRRDGRRGGLALPRAGLLQHLAGPEHRRETARFWRQNRADAALPQEQFVVPAEEYERFARALERALAAQQRRDEERIRQMAAGIREAERRQRETVEAALQLQAETELCAGPSVCSPAAGLRRDSCQDTEQPGPSRTDLNWMEPDQALTFIGHQETEGKGNVHTGAKPPWLTEEEEEDRHKQQIGPSYEEFLRQKEKQKLKKLPAERVGANFDHTSQTGESWLPSFGRVWNHGRRWQSRHQFRTESGEKKKNR; encoded by the exons ATGGCCGTGCAGTACTGCGGCCTGTGCCGCCGCACGGCCTTCTGCGGCCGCCGGCACCGCTACAGCGCGGCGCACCGCCGGCGGCTGCGGGACGCGCTGGCGCGGCTGCACGGGGAggtggcggcggcgcgggcggcggcgcgggctgCGGCGGAGGACGGCGACGGCGCCGTGCGGCCCTACGACCCGGCGGAGCACGAGCGGCGCGTGTGGTGCCTGTGCTGCGGGCGCGGCGTGCGGCGGgacgggcggcgcggcgggctgGCGCTGCCGCGGGccgggctgctgcagcacctggcCGG GCCCGAGCACCGCAGGGAGACGGCGCGGTTCTGGCGGCAGAACCGGGCAGATGCGGCGCTGCCGCAGGAGCAGTTCGTGGTGCCTGCCGAGGAGTACGAGCGCTTCGCGCGGGCGCTGGAGCGGGCGCTGGCCGCGCAGCAGCGGCGGGACGAGGAGCGCATCCGCCAG ATGGCGGCCGGCATCCGGGAAGCCGAGCGCAGGCAGCGGGAGACGGTAGAGGCCGCGCTGCAG CTTCAGGCAGAGACAGAGCTGTGTGCAGGACCTTCtgtctgcagccctgcagcaggacTTAGAAG GGACTCCTGTCAGGACACAGAGCAACCTGGCCCCAGCAGGACTGACTTAAACTGGATGGAACCAGACCAGGCTTTGACCTTTATTGGCCACCAG GAAACAGAAGGGAAGGGCAATGTTCACACAG GAGCAAAACCTCCATGGCtaacagaggaggaggaagaagacagaCACAAACAACAGATTGGACCATCGTATGAGGAATTCCTCAGACAAA AGGagaaacagaagctgaaaaagCTGCCGGCAGAGCGCGTGGGTGCCAACTTTGACCATACCTCCCAGACCGGTGAGAGCTGGCTGCCATCCTTCGGGCGCGTGTGGAACCACGGCCGGCGCTGGCAGTCCCG GCATCAGTTTAGGACTGAATcgggggaaaagaagaaaaacaggtgA
- the RPS25 gene encoding small ribosomal subunit protein eS25 — MPPKDDKKKKDAGKSAKKDKDPVNKSGGKAKKKKWSKGKVRDKLNNLVLFDKATYDKLCKEVPNYKLITPAVVSERLKIRGSLARAALQELLSKGLIKLVSKHRAQVIYTRNTKGGDAPAAGEDV; from the exons ATG CCGCCCAAAGACGATAAGAAGAAGAAGGACGCGGGCAAGTCcgccaagaaggacaaggacCCGGTCAACAAGTCCGGCGGCAAAGCCAAGAAGAAG AAGTGGTCCAAGGGAAAAGTGAGAGACAAGTTGAACAACCTTGTCCTGTTTGATAAGGCCACCTATGACAAACTGTGCAAAGAAGTGCCCAACTACAAGCTCATCACACCTGCAGTTGTCTCAGAGAGACTGAAGATTCGAGGCTCACTAGCTAGGGCTGCACTCCAGGAGCTGCTTAGCAAAG GTTTAATCAAGCTGGTGTCCAAGCACCGAGCCCAGGTGATCTACACCAGGAACACAAAGGGTGGAGATGCTCCTGCCGCAGGAGAAGATGTGTAG